The following coding sequences lie in one Pontibacter sp. G13 genomic window:
- a CDS encoding carboxypeptidase-like regulatory domain-containing protein, protein MKKSLHVHICLLLGFLFLGIAPITAQVGQLRGKIVNEDGEPLVGATVFMPEIKMGSYSDDNGIYSVNKVPVGIYDVMVFYYGYDTLRTEVQVERDQTTTEGFVLKEQTIYTDAVEIVGNSTGEINTTEVEIGVTEITPQEINLMPSLGNPDLVNVLTVQPGIVFSGDQGGQLFIRGGTPIQNMVLLDNMIIYSPFHSIGLFSVFDPDYIRTVDVYSAAFPADYGGRVSSVIDIKSRNGSLKEFKGKFNVSPFMAGAMVEGPLGGSQKTGAGFSYLLSARNLYIDETSTSLYGYVSDTVGIPYNFLDLYGKLSLSDGINFASVFGFRQTDQANYEFAANTAWDAVGGGLNFQILPSGDGAVITGVFAYSNYHTELTERGFPRTSDIAGFNGTLKVGYTFNSVDQFDFSVNVSGFSTDYSFTNEYGYRTDDAASNTEAALAAVYKKVIRKDQGDGRFKDWAVIEPSIRFHFYNNQQKLLAEPRLRAKLNLPRVSLSFGTGLYSQNLLSATSDRDVVNFFQGFLSAPEDLDYRVKSHTLQTAFHLLAGAEFEIVENLSTQAEVWLKDFTQLTNINRDRIFPEEPQYITETGLAKGVDVTLKYQKRNTYFFVTYGLAKSDRTYRLDSEEPVTYPTSFDRRHNVNVVASYRTGSFGLQKRGDEQVKPKFNEPKWEFSLRWNLGSGFPFTQTQGYYESLQLGFEGAETDLATQNGQLGIFLSEDLNQGRLPYYHRLDLSAKRRWLIKNAMLVEVSANVVNAYDRNNIFYFDRVTKETLYQLPVLPSLAATIKF, encoded by the coding sequence ATGAAAAAATCGTTACACGTTCATATATGCCTATTGCTGGGCTTTTTATTTCTCGGAATTGCTCCGATCACCGCGCAGGTGGGACAGCTCCGTGGAAAAATCGTCAATGAAGACGGTGAGCCGCTGGTAGGTGCTACGGTATTTATGCCCGAAATCAAGATGGGTTCCTACTCCGATGACAACGGAATCTATTCGGTCAACAAGGTCCCAGTTGGGATCTATGATGTCATGGTATTCTACTATGGCTATGATACGCTCCGTACCGAGGTTCAGGTCGAGCGCGATCAAACCACTACCGAAGGATTTGTCCTCAAGGAGCAAACGATCTACACCGATGCGGTAGAGATTGTGGGAAATAGTACCGGTGAGATCAATACCACCGAGGTGGAGATCGGGGTGACAGAAATTACGCCTCAGGAAATCAACCTCATGCCGAGTCTCGGTAACCCTGACTTGGTGAATGTGTTGACGGTACAGCCGGGGATTGTATTCTCGGGAGACCAAGGCGGTCAGCTATTCATTCGTGGTGGTACGCCTATCCAGAACATGGTGCTTTTGGACAATATGATCATTTACAGTCCATTCCACTCAATTGGATTGTTCAGTGTATTTGATCCAGACTACATCCGGACTGTGGACGTGTATTCCGCCGCTTTCCCTGCGGACTATGGAGGAAGAGTTTCTTCTGTCATTGATATCAAGTCCCGAAATGGTTCTTTGAAGGAATTCAAGGGCAAATTCAATGTGTCGCCATTTATGGCTGGCGCGATGGTGGAAGGTCCACTTGGTGGTAGCCAAAAAACAGGTGCGGGATTCTCCTACCTGCTTTCAGCTAGGAATTTGTATATCGACGAGACATCCACTTCTCTGTATGGCTACGTCAGCGATACGGTCGGTATTCCCTACAATTTCCTGGACTTGTATGGAAAGCTCAGCCTTTCTGATGGTATCAACTTCGCCAGCGTATTTGGTTTCCGTCAGACCGACCAAGCCAACTACGAATTCGCAGCCAATACCGCCTGGGATGCAGTAGGAGGGGGATTGAATTTCCAGATCCTGCCTTCCGGCGATGGGGCGGTTATTACTGGGGTATTCGCCTATTCGAATTACCACACAGAATTGACGGAACGAGGATTCCCACGGACCTCAGATATCGCGGGCTTCAACGGTACCTTGAAAGTGGGCTACACCTTTAACTCTGTTGACCAGTTTGATTTTTCGGTGAATGTGTCCGGATTCTCCACGGATTACTCCTTCACCAATGAATATGGATATCGCACAGACGATGCGGCTTCCAACACCGAAGCGGCTTTGGCGGCTGTCTACAAAAAGGTGATTCGTAAAGATCAGGGAGATGGACGCTTCAAGGACTGGGCGGTAATCGAGCCGAGTATCCGATTCCATTTCTACAACAACCAGCAGAAACTCCTTGCTGAGCCTCGTTTGCGGGCAAAGTTGAACTTGCCTCGCGTCAGCCTGAGCTTTGGTACAGGATTGTATAGCCAGAACTTGCTGTCTGCGACTTCAGACCGAGACGTAGTGAATTTCTTCCAAGGATTCCTCTCTGCTCCCGAAGATCTGGACTATCGAGTGAAAAGCCACACCCTGCAGACAGCCTTCCACTTGTTGGCGGGGGCTGAATTTGAGATTGTAGAGAATCTCTCCACCCAAGCCGAAGTCTGGCTCAAAGATTTCACCCAGTTGACCAACATCAACCGTGATCGCATCTTCCCGGAAGAACCGCAGTACATCACAGAGACGGGACTTGCAAAGGGGGTAGATGTGACGCTGAAGTATCAGAAGCGCAACACCTATTTCTTCGTGACTTATGGGTTGGCTAAATCAGATCGTACTTACCGACTCGATTCTGAAGAACCAGTGACCTATCCGACCTCGTTTGACCGTCGTCACAATGTCAATGTGGTGGCATCCTATCGTACGGGAAGTTTCGGGTTGCAGAAGCGAGGAGACGAGCAGGTGAAACCTAAGTTCAATGAGCCAAAGTGGGAGTTCTCCTTGCGTTGGAACTTGGGTTCAGGTTTCCCATTCACTCAGACCCAAGGGTACTACGAATCGCTGCAATTGGGCTTCGAAGGTGCAGAAACCGATCTGGCTACCCAGAATGGCCAATTGGGAATCTTCCTCAGCGAGGATCTCAATCAGGGAAGATTGCCCTATTATCACCGATTGGACTTGAGTGCCAAGCGTCGCTGGTTGATCAAAAATGCGATGTTGGTGGAGGTGAGTGCCAATGTGGTGAATGCCTACGATCGCAACAATATTTTCTATTTTGATCGAGTTACCAAGGAAACCTTGTATCAGCTGCCAGTACTGCCAAGTTTGGCCGCTACGATCAAATTCTAA